A stretch of Arthrobacter sp. NEB 688 DNA encodes these proteins:
- a CDS encoding fumarate reductase/succinate dehydrogenase flavoprotein subunit, with the protein MTETTVNAGIAHGLYTEGEPVADSKAPAGPIAGKWRQRQFDASLVNPANRRKLDVIIVGTGLAGGSAAATLGEAGYNVKVFCFQDSPRRAHSIAAQGGINAAKNYKEDGDSVYRLFYDTVKGGDYRSRETNVYRLAEVSANIIDQCVAQGVPFAREYGGLLDNRSFGGVQVSRTFYARGQTGQQLLIGAYQALERQVAAGTVEQFTRHEMLEVVVVDGRARGIIVRDLVTGEIETHLADAVVLGSGGYGNVFFLSTNAMGSNVTATWRAHRKGAYMANPCYTQIHPTCIPVSGEHQSKLTLMSESLRNDGRIWVPKNREDCDKDPREIAEEDRDYYLERIYPSFGNLVPRDIASRQAKNVCDEGRGVGPVVGDFRRGVYLDFADAIERLGRDAVESKYGNLFDMYARITGENPYETPMRIYPAVHYVMGGLWVDYDLQSTIPGLFVIGEANFSDHGANRLGASALMQGLADGYFVLPNTIRDYLAKGPFDKLTHDHPQVAEARTSVEQRTQRLLEIRGERSVDSFHRELGNIMWEYCGMERSEEGLLKAIDLIRGLREEFWRNVRVLGSGDTLNQSLEKAGRVADFLELGELMCIDALHRRESCGGHFRAESQTEDGEALRHDDEFLYVAAWEFGGGEGLGEMQQPVLHKEDLVYEAIELKQRSYK; encoded by the coding sequence ATGACCGAGACCACCGTCAACGCCGGCATCGCCCACGGCCTGTACACCGAGGGCGAGCCCGTGGCCGACAGCAAGGCGCCCGCCGGCCCCATCGCCGGCAAGTGGCGTCAGCGCCAGTTCGACGCCTCCCTCGTCAACCCGGCCAACCGCCGCAAGCTCGACGTCATCATCGTCGGCACCGGGCTCGCGGGCGGCTCGGCCGCCGCGACCCTCGGCGAGGCCGGCTACAACGTCAAGGTGTTCTGCTTCCAGGACTCCCCGCGCCGGGCGCACTCCATCGCCGCCCAGGGCGGCATCAACGCGGCGAAGAACTACAAGGAGGACGGCGACTCCGTCTACCGCCTCTTCTACGACACGGTCAAGGGCGGCGACTACCGCTCCCGCGAGACCAACGTCTACCGCCTCGCCGAGGTGAGCGCGAACATCATCGACCAGTGCGTCGCGCAGGGCGTCCCGTTCGCCCGCGAGTACGGCGGCCTCCTCGACAACCGCTCCTTCGGCGGCGTCCAGGTCTCGCGCACCTTCTACGCCCGCGGCCAGACCGGCCAGCAGCTGCTCATCGGCGCCTACCAGGCGCTCGAGCGCCAGGTCGCCGCCGGCACCGTCGAGCAGTTCACCCGCCACGAGATGCTCGAGGTCGTCGTCGTCGACGGGCGCGCCCGCGGCATCATCGTCCGCGACCTCGTGACCGGCGAGATCGAGACCCACCTCGCCGACGCCGTCGTCCTCGGCTCCGGCGGCTACGGCAACGTCTTCTTCCTCTCGACGAACGCCATGGGCAGCAACGTCACCGCCACGTGGCGCGCGCACCGCAAGGGCGCCTACATGGCCAACCCCTGCTACACGCAGATCCACCCGACGTGCATCCCCGTGTCCGGCGAGCACCAGTCGAAGCTCACCCTCATGTCCGAGTCCCTGCGCAACGACGGCCGCATCTGGGTGCCGAAGAACCGCGAGGACTGCGACAAGGACCCGCGCGAGATCGCCGAGGAGGACCGCGACTACTACCTGGAGCGGATCTACCCCTCCTTCGGCAACCTCGTCCCGCGCGACATCGCCTCCCGCCAGGCGAAGAACGTCTGCGACGAGGGCCGCGGCGTCGGCCCGGTCGTCGGCGACTTCCGCCGGGGCGTCTACCTCGACTTCGCCGACGCCATCGAGCGCCTCGGCCGGGACGCGGTGGAGTCGAAGTACGGCAACCTCTTCGACATGTACGCCCGGATCACCGGCGAGAACCCGTACGAGACGCCGATGCGCATCTACCCGGCGGTCCACTACGTCATGGGTGGGCTCTGGGTCGACTACGACCTCCAGTCGACGATCCCCGGGCTCTTCGTCATCGGCGAGGCCAACTTCTCCGACCACGGCGCGAACCGCCTCGGCGCCTCGGCCCTCATGCAGGGTCTGGCCGACGGCTACTTCGTCCTGCCGAACACGATCCGCGACTACCTCGCCAAGGGTCCGTTCGACAAGCTGACCCACGACCACCCGCAGGTCGCCGAGGCCCGCACCTCGGTCGAGCAGCGCACGCAGCGTCTCCTCGAGATCCGCGGCGAGCGCAGCGTCGACTCCTTCCACCGCGAGCTCGGCAACATCATGTGGGAGTACTGCGGGATGGAGCGCAGCGAGGAGGGCCTGCTCAAGGCCATCGACCTCATCCGCGGCCTGCGCGAGGAGTTCTGGCGCAACGTCCGGGTCCTCGGCTCGGGCGACACCCTCAACCAGAGCCTCGAGAAGGCCGGCCGCGTCGCCGACTTCCTCGAGCTCGGCGAGCTCATGTGCATCGACGCCCTGCACCGCCGCGAGTCCTGCGGCGGCCACTTCCGCGCCGAGAGCCAGACCGAGGACGGCGAGGCCCTGCGCCACGACGACGAGTTCCTCTACGTCGCGGCGTGGGAGTTCGGCGGGGGCGAGGGGCTGGGCGAGATGCAGCAGCCGGTCCTGCACAAGGAGGACCTCGTGTACGAAGCGATCGAACTCAAGCAGCGGAGCTACAAGTGA
- the rsmI gene encoding 16S rRNA (cytidine(1402)-2'-O)-methyltransferase, whose translation MSAGVLVLAATPIGDPRDAAPRLREELATADVVAAEDTRRLRRLCAELDVAPTGRVLSFHEHNESGRAADLVPELVAGARVLVVTDAGMPSVSDPGYRLVAAAVEAGVRVTAVPGPSAVLTALAVSGLPVDRFCFEGFLPRKEGERAGTLAALATEPRTLVFFEAPHRLARALTAMAEAFGADRPAAVCRELTKTYEEVRRGGLAELAEWAQEHARGEITVVVAGASGPSATLEDAVAEVVRRAAAGERLKDACAEVASATGLSKRVLYDAAVAARRG comes from the coding sequence ATGAGCGCCGGCGTCCTCGTCCTCGCGGCCACCCCGATCGGCGACCCCCGCGACGCCGCGCCGCGGCTGCGCGAGGAGCTCGCCACCGCCGACGTCGTCGCGGCCGAGGACACCCGGCGGCTGCGCCGGCTGTGCGCCGAGCTCGACGTGGCGCCCACCGGCCGGGTCCTGTCCTTCCACGAGCACAACGAGTCGGGCCGCGCCGCCGACCTCGTCCCGGAGCTCGTCGCCGGCGCCCGCGTCCTCGTCGTCACCGACGCCGGGATGCCGTCCGTCTCCGACCCGGGCTACCGGCTCGTCGCCGCCGCCGTCGAGGCCGGCGTCCGCGTCACGGCCGTCCCCGGCCCCTCGGCCGTCCTCACGGCGCTCGCGGTGTCGGGGCTGCCGGTCGACCGCTTCTGCTTCGAGGGGTTCCTGCCGCGCAAGGAGGGCGAGCGGGCCGGCACCCTCGCGGCCCTGGCCACCGAGCCGCGCACCCTCGTGTTCTTCGAGGCGCCGCACCGCCTCGCCCGGGCGCTGACGGCGATGGCGGAGGCGTTCGGCGCCGACCGGCCGGCCGCGGTGTGCCGCGAGCTGACCAAGACCTACGAGGAGGTCCGCCGCGGCGGGCTGGCCGAGCTCGCGGAGTGGGCGCAGGAGCACGCCCGCGGCGAGATCACCGTGGTCGTCGCCGGCGCCAGCGGTCCCTCGGCCACCCTCGAGGACGCCGTCGCGGAGGTGGTCCGGCGGGCCGCCGCCGGCGAGCGGCTCAAGGACGCGTGCGCCGAGGTGGCCTCCGCGACGGGGCTGTCGAAGCGCGTGCTCTACGACGCCGCCGTCGCCGCCCGCCGCGGCTGA
- a CDS encoding DUF4126 domain-containing protein encodes MLAALTGTGLSAAAGLNAYIPFLVVALVARFTDLLTLPAGYEWMTSGWAIGIGSVLLLAEVVLDKIPAVDTVNDAIQTFIRPGVGGLIFSATSAAAEVDRSTWMADHPWVGVVLGVVVAGLVHTGKMAARPVVNGATVGLGAPVVSTVEDGASIGLSLVAVLAPVFVVVALGLLAWLLVWMWLRVRAWRRSRRPPSYAGP; translated from the coding sequence GTGCTGGCTGCCCTCACCGGGACGGGCCTGTCGGCCGCCGCCGGCCTCAACGCCTACATCCCCTTCCTCGTCGTGGCGCTCGTCGCGCGCTTCACCGACCTGCTCACCCTGCCCGCGGGGTACGAGTGGATGACGAGCGGCTGGGCCATCGGGATCGGCTCGGTGCTCCTGCTGGCCGAGGTGGTCCTCGACAAGATCCCCGCCGTCGACACGGTCAACGACGCCATCCAGACCTTCATCCGGCCGGGCGTCGGCGGGCTGATCTTCTCCGCGACGAGCGCGGCCGCCGAGGTGGACCGGTCGACCTGGATGGCCGACCACCCGTGGGTCGGGGTCGTGCTCGGCGTCGTCGTCGCCGGCCTCGTGCACACCGGCAAGATGGCCGCCCGCCCGGTGGTCAACGGCGCGACCGTCGGCCTCGGCGCGCCGGTCGTCTCGACCGTCGAGGACGGCGCGTCGATCGGGCTCTCGCTCGTCGCCGTCCTCGCGCCCGTCTTCGTCGTCGTCGCGCTGGGCCTGCTCGCCTGGCTGCTCGTGTGGATGTGGCTGCGCGTGCGGGCGTGGCGGCGCTCCCGACGCCCTCCGTCCTACGCCGGCCCCTGA
- a CDS encoding RtcB family protein, protein MEKITPRLVSWASLLEPSTLEQAERTSRLPFVFPHLALMPDAHLGLGATVGSVIPTERAVVPAAVGVDIGCGMIAVRTQLSREDLAGRDLARLRGSIERAVPLSAGAANRKVVATAQPRVDELESLAAQAGFDPDARTGRWRLQLGSLGSGNHFIEVSVDEQDRVWAFLHSGSRGVGNKVAQHHIAVARRLMEKYWVELPDRDLAYLVEDTPEFWSYLRELRWAQHYALLNREEMMDRVLRQLAEWSGTDLVEQERVNCHHNFTQEEEHWGRTLWVTRKGAIEAREGQPGLIPGSMGTRSYVVEGLGDRMSLCSAPHGAGRAWSRSAARRRFTPEELRAAMVGIEYRDTDAFLDEIPAAYKDIDRVMADAAGLVRVRHTLRQLVNVKGD, encoded by the coding sequence ATGGAGAAGATCACCCCACGGCTCGTCAGCTGGGCCTCGCTGCTCGAGCCCTCGACCCTCGAGCAGGCCGAGCGCACCTCGCGCCTGCCCTTCGTCTTCCCGCACCTCGCCCTCATGCCCGACGCCCACCTGGGGCTCGGCGCGACCGTGGGCTCGGTCATCCCGACCGAGCGGGCCGTCGTGCCCGCCGCGGTCGGCGTCGACATCGGCTGCGGGATGATCGCCGTCCGCACGCAGCTGAGCCGCGAGGACCTCGCGGGTCGGGACCTCGCGCGGCTGCGCGGGAGCATCGAGCGGGCCGTCCCGCTGTCGGCGGGCGCCGCGAACCGGAAGGTCGTGGCGACGGCGCAGCCGCGGGTCGACGAGCTCGAGTCGCTCGCCGCGCAGGCGGGCTTCGACCCCGACGCACGGACCGGGCGGTGGCGCCTGCAGCTGGGGTCGCTCGGCTCGGGCAACCACTTCATCGAGGTGAGCGTCGACGAGCAGGACCGGGTGTGGGCCTTCCTCCACTCGGGCTCCCGGGGCGTCGGCAACAAGGTCGCGCAGCACCACATCGCGGTCGCCCGGCGCCTCATGGAGAAGTACTGGGTCGAGCTGCCGGACCGCGACCTCGCCTACCTCGTCGAGGACACGCCGGAGTTCTGGTCCTACCTGCGGGAGCTGCGGTGGGCGCAGCACTACGCGCTGCTCAACCGCGAGGAGATGATGGACCGGGTGCTGCGCCAGCTGGCGGAGTGGTCCGGCACCGACCTCGTCGAGCAGGAGAGGGTCAACTGCCACCACAACTTCACCCAGGAGGAGGAGCACTGGGGTCGGACCCTCTGGGTGACCCGGAAGGGCGCCATCGAGGCCCGCGAGGGCCAGCCGGGGCTGATCCCGGGGTCGATGGGGACCCGCTCCTACGTCGTCGAGGGGCTCGGTGACCGGATGTCGCTCTGCTCCGCGCCGCACGGTGCGGGCCGGGCCTGGTCCCGGTCGGCGGCCCGGCGGCGCTTCACGCCCGAGGAGCTGCGGGCCGCGATGGTCGGGATCGAGTACCGCGACACCGACGCGTTCCTCGACGAGATCCCGGCGGCGTACAAGGACATCGACCGGGTCATGGCGGACGCCGCCGGCCTGGTCCGGGTCCGGCACACGCTGCGCCAGCTGGTCAACGTCAAGGGCGACTGA
- a CDS encoding CPBP family intramembrane glutamic endopeptidase — protein sequence MPRRHLTETWLVLGVSLGSSAIYALLRIVDRLTRPEALSQQTAAMNTSVTPDRPWLDVAYQLVGIGLALVPVLLALHLLRRDDPDEPHTMGFDLRRPGQDLWRGAALAAVIGIPGLGLYLVAKAVGLNTTVAAANLVGAAWFTVPLLVLAAAQNAVLEETIMVGYLFRRWRQAGWGTWRVIATSALIRGSYHLYQGFGGFVGNVVMGLLFGWLYTRTKRVMPLVVAHTILDVVAFVGYALVKPHVSWL from the coding sequence ATGCCGCGCCGCCACCTCACCGAGACCTGGCTCGTGCTCGGTGTCTCGCTCGGGTCCTCCGCGATCTACGCGCTCCTGCGGATCGTCGACCGCCTGACCCGCCCCGAGGCGCTCTCGCAGCAGACCGCCGCGATGAACACCTCCGTCACGCCGGACCGCCCGTGGCTCGACGTCGCCTACCAGCTCGTCGGCATCGGCCTCGCGCTCGTGCCGGTGCTCCTCGCGCTGCACCTCCTGCGGCGCGACGACCCCGACGAGCCGCACACGATGGGCTTCGACCTGCGCCGGCCCGGCCAGGACCTGTGGCGGGGGGCGGCGCTCGCGGCCGTCATCGGCATCCCCGGTCTCGGTCTCTACCTCGTCGCGAAGGCGGTCGGGCTCAACACGACCGTCGCCGCGGCCAACCTCGTCGGGGCGGCGTGGTTCACCGTGCCGCTCCTCGTGCTCGCCGCGGCGCAGAACGCGGTCCTCGAGGAGACGATCATGGTCGGCTACCTCTTCCGCCGCTGGAGGCAGGCCGGCTGGGGCACGTGGCGGGTCATCGCCACCTCGGCACTCATCCGCGGCAGCTACCACCTCTACCAGGGCTTCGGCGGCTTCGTCGGCAACGTCGTCATGGGCCTGCTCTTCGGCTGGCTCTACACACGCACCAAGCGGGTCATGCCGCTCGTCGTCGCCCACACGATCCTCGACGTCGTGGCCTTCGTCGGCTACGCGCTCGTCAAGCCGCACGTCTCCTGGCTCTGA
- a CDS encoding phospholipid carrier-dependent glycosyltransferase: protein MTRTEELRHRLLGYRPTDVLWGWLGPGLIALVGGVLRFWRLDRPQALVFDETYYVKQGYSMIRYGVEMRTLRSLQKPDVPFAQGNPDVFSSTEGDYVVHPPVGKWVIGAGEWLLGADNGWGWRFSVALLGTLSILVVGRVARRMFGSTALGCVAAFLLAFEGLHFVMSRTGILDVIVMFFALCAFGALLVDRDRSREVLATKVGALARGEWPRGGGPWLGWRPWRWVAGVSLGLCTGTKISGLFFLAAFGLMTVWWDMGARRAAGVRHWARGALLVDAPFAAVQTVVTAAAVYLVSWTGWFATSVGYNRQWAETNPGQGVQWLPPALRSLVDYHRQQFGFNTTLSSPHPYQSNPWSWLVQTRPTSFYYESPTRGVDGCTVDQCSQAINPIGTISLWWLGILALLVVLWWWLVRRDWRAGAIAAGMVGGYLPWFLFQDRTIFTFYAVAFEPYVVLAVTFLIGLWVGRRSPDPVRWRTRVLVVGGYLALTLALFAFFHPVYVADTIPYEHWHWRMWFPSWI from the coding sequence GTGACCCGGACCGAGGAGCTGCGCCACCGCCTGCTCGGGTACCGGCCCACCGACGTCCTCTGGGGATGGCTCGGCCCGGGGCTCATCGCCCTCGTCGGCGGCGTGCTGCGGTTCTGGCGGCTCGACCGGCCGCAGGCCCTCGTGTTCGACGAGACGTACTACGTCAAGCAGGGCTACTCGATGATCCGCTACGGCGTCGAGATGCGGACCCTGCGCTCGCTGCAGAAGCCGGACGTGCCCTTCGCGCAGGGCAACCCGGACGTCTTCTCCTCGACCGAGGGCGACTACGTCGTCCACCCGCCGGTCGGCAAGTGGGTCATCGGCGCCGGCGAGTGGCTGCTCGGCGCCGACAACGGCTGGGGCTGGCGCTTCTCCGTCGCGCTGCTCGGGACGCTGTCGATCCTCGTCGTGGGGCGCGTGGCGCGGCGGATGTTCGGGTCGACCGCGCTGGGGTGCGTCGCCGCGTTCCTCCTCGCCTTCGAGGGCCTGCACTTCGTCATGTCGCGCACCGGCATCCTCGACGTCATCGTCATGTTCTTCGCCCTGTGCGCGTTCGGGGCGCTGCTCGTCGACCGCGACCGCAGCCGCGAGGTGCTGGCCACGAAGGTCGGGGCGCTGGCCCGGGGCGAGTGGCCGCGCGGCGGCGGGCCGTGGCTCGGCTGGCGGCCGTGGCGCTGGGTGGCGGGGGTGTCGCTCGGGCTGTGCACCGGAACGAAGATCTCGGGGCTGTTCTTCCTCGCGGCCTTCGGGCTCATGACGGTGTGGTGGGACATGGGGGCGCGCCGGGCCGCGGGCGTGCGGCACTGGGCACGCGGGGCGCTGCTCGTCGACGCGCCGTTCGCGGCGGTGCAGACGGTCGTGACGGCCGCCGCGGTCTACCTCGTGTCGTGGACCGGCTGGTTCGCGACGAGCGTCGGCTACAACCGGCAGTGGGCGGAGACCAACCCGGGGCAGGGCGTGCAGTGGCTGCCGCCGGCCCTGCGCAGCCTCGTCGACTACCACCGCCAACAGTTCGGCTTCAACACGACGCTGAGCAGCCCGCACCCGTACCAGTCCAACCCCTGGTCCTGGCTGGTCCAGACGCGGCCGACGTCCTTCTACTACGAGAGCCCGACGCGCGGCGTCGACGGCTGCACGGTCGACCAGTGCTCGCAGGCCATCAACCCGATCGGGACGATCTCGCTGTGGTGGCTCGGCATCCTCGCCCTGCTCGTCGTCCTCTGGTGGTGGCTCGTGCGCCGCGACTGGCGCGCCGGGGCCATCGCGGCGGGGATGGTCGGCGGCTACCTGCCGTGGTTCCTCTTCCAGGACCGGACGATCTTCACCTTCTACGCGGTCGCGTTCGAGCCGTACGTCGTGCTGGCGGTGACCTTCCTCATCGGGCTGTGGGTGGGGCGGCGCTCCCCCGACCCCGTGCGCTGGCGGACGCGGGTGCTCGTCGTCGGCGGGTACCTGGCGCTGACCCTCGCCCTGTTCGCGTTCTTCCACCCGGTCTACGTCGCCGACACGATCCCCTACGAGCACTGGCACTGGCGGATGTGGTTCCCCAGCTGGATCTGA
- a CDS encoding RNA polymerase sigma factor, which translates to MSPPWTPDRFEELFRSSAPVVRRYLRRHVEPDAVDDVLAETFALAWRRLDRVPEAPLPWLLVVARNMTHRYRRSRRRAEALWFEAVRTDWHRPQASPEDGVLRRDDALVAFEQCSDLEREALLLIAWDGLSHTDAARVAGCSTRAFTVRLSRARARFDRALAAEEAADDRSATARLLALLEQP; encoded by the coding sequence ATGAGCCCGCCGTGGACCCCTGACCGCTTCGAGGAGCTGTTCCGCTCGAGCGCCCCCGTCGTGCGCCGGTACCTGCGCCGCCACGTCGAGCCGGACGCGGTCGACGACGTGCTCGCCGAGACCTTCGCCCTCGCCTGGCGCCGGCTGGACCGGGTGCCGGAGGCCCCGCTGCCCTGGCTGCTCGTCGTGGCCCGCAACATGACCCATCGGTACCGACGCAGCCGTCGTCGCGCCGAGGCGTTGTGGTTCGAGGCGGTCCGCACCGACTGGCACCGCCCGCAGGCCTCCCCGGAGGACGGCGTGCTCCGACGCGACGACGCCCTCGTCGCGTTCGAGCAGTGCAGCGACCTCGAGCGCGAGGCCCTGCTCCTCATCGCGTGGGACGGCCTCTCGCACACCGACGCCGCCCGCGTCGCGGGATGCTCGACCCGCGCCTTCACCGTGCGGCTGAGCCGCGCCCGCGCCCGGTTCGACCGAGCCCTCGCCGCCGAGGAGGCCGCGGACGACCGGTCCGCCACCGCCCGGCTCCTCGCCCTCCTGGAGCAGCCATGA
- a CDS encoding succinate dehydrogenase cytochrome b subunit — protein MATKTSSRPAATARRTTIGLKILMAGTGLVFIGYVLLHMYGNLKALGGEESFNTYAEHLRTLGEPMLPYAGLLWVIRVVLVLSLVGHAYAAFTLWSRAGNARRTKYAAVKTAMRTAWMRWGGVFLLLFLVWHLLQFTILKFSVNGDKQGASIQNNPYELVVASFQVPWNTLIYVLAMVALAFHLSHGTFSAQQTLGWTSTPHAYRRAKLVGHAVAAVVVVGFLIPPLSITFGLIK, from the coding sequence GTGGCCACCAAGACATCCTCGCGACCTGCAGCGACGGCCCGGCGCACCACCATCGGCCTGAAGATCCTCATGGCGGGGACCGGCCTGGTGTTCATCGGGTACGTGCTCCTGCACATGTACGGCAACCTCAAGGCCCTCGGCGGTGAGGAGTCGTTCAACACCTACGCCGAGCACCTGCGCACGCTCGGCGAGCCGATGCTCCCGTACGCCGGTCTGCTCTGGGTCATCCGCGTCGTCCTCGTCCTCAGCCTCGTCGGCCACGCGTACGCGGCCTTCACGCTGTGGAGCCGGGCCGGCAACGCGCGCCGCACCAAGTACGCGGCGGTGAAGACCGCGATGCGCACGGCGTGGATGCGCTGGGGCGGGGTCTTCCTCCTGCTCTTCCTCGTGTGGCACCTCCTGCAGTTCACGATCCTCAAGTTCTCGGTCAACGGCGACAAGCAGGGCGCCTCGATCCAGAACAACCCCTACGAGCTCGTCGTCGCCAGCTTCCAGGTCCCGTGGAACACGCTCATCTACGTGCTCGCGATGGTGGCCCTCGCGTTCCACCTCTCGCACGGGACGTTCAGCGCGCAGCAGACGCTCGGCTGGACCTCGACCCCGCACGCCTACCGCCGCGCCAAGCTCGTCGGCCACGCCGTCGCCGCGGTCGTCGTCGTCGGGTTCCTCATCCCGCCCCTGTCCATCACCTTCGGCCTGATCAAGTGA
- a CDS encoding succinate dehydrogenase/fumarate reductase iron-sulfur subunit — translation MNLTLKIWRQAGPRHTGELMTYKVSDISPDMSFLEMLDVLNEQLNAKGEEPIAFDSDCREGICGMCGLMISGEAHGPEKTTTCQLHMRSFKDGEVITIEPWRANAFPVIKDLVVDRGAFDRIIQAGGYVSVNTGAAPDAHATPVPKPAADRAFMAAECIGCGACVAACPNASAMLFMGAKVTHLSELPQGQPERMARVVSMVDQHDDEGFGGCTNVGACSQACPKGIPQDVISTLNKDLRAALRG, via the coding sequence GTGAACCTCACCCTCAAGATCTGGCGCCAGGCCGGGCCCCGGCACACGGGGGAGCTGATGACCTACAAGGTCAGCGACATCAGCCCGGACATGAGCTTCCTCGAGATGCTCGACGTCCTCAACGAGCAGCTCAACGCCAAGGGCGAGGAGCCCATCGCGTTCGACTCCGACTGTCGCGAGGGCATCTGCGGCATGTGCGGGCTCATGATCTCCGGCGAGGCCCACGGCCCCGAGAAGACGACGACCTGCCAGCTGCACATGCGCAGCTTCAAGGACGGCGAGGTCATCACGATCGAGCCGTGGCGCGCCAACGCCTTCCCGGTCATCAAGGACCTCGTCGTCGACCGCGGCGCCTTCGACCGCATCATCCAGGCCGGTGGCTACGTCTCGGTCAACACCGGTGCGGCCCCGGACGCCCACGCGACCCCGGTCCCGAAGCCGGCGGCCGACCGCGCGTTCATGGCGGCCGAGTGCATCGGCTGCGGCGCCTGCGTCGCGGCCTGCCCGAACGCCTCGGCGATGCTCTTCATGGGCGCCAAGGTCACCCACCTCTCCGAGCTGCCCCAGGGCCAGCCCGAGCGGATGGCCCGGGTCGTCTCGATGGTCGACCAGCACGACGACGAGGGCTTCGGCGGCTGCACCAACGTCGGCGCCTGCTCGCAGGCCTGCCCCAAGGGCATCCCGCAGGACGTCATCTCCACGCTCAACAAGGACCTGCGCGCGGCCCTGCGCGGCTGA
- a CDS encoding TetR/AcrR family transcriptional regulator, which produces MTSADAPTPPDRPVVPTGRRAELLAAAVDVVSESGLRGLTHRAVDRRAGLPEGTCSAYLRTRVALLVALAEHVGGTLERRVEELGEELVDCAGDADAVSAAVTGLTVGWVREPALVRAQAELSLEAARQPDLVEVFGRWRRGLLGTVERMGVLAGKESPAEDAVVVVAAVEGLLVTAVRMPADEREPFLRGAVPLLVRALHDDR; this is translated from the coding sequence ATGACCTCCGCCGACGCGCCGACCCCGCCCGACCGTCCCGTCGTCCCGACCGGGCGGCGGGCCGAGCTGCTGGCCGCGGCCGTCGACGTCGTCTCCGAGAGCGGCCTGCGGGGCCTGACCCACCGCGCCGTCGACCGGCGGGCCGGGCTGCCGGAGGGCACCTGCTCCGCCTACCTGCGCACCCGCGTCGCCCTGCTCGTGGCGCTCGCCGAGCACGTCGGCGGCACGTTGGAGCGCCGGGTCGAGGAGCTCGGGGAGGAGCTCGTCGACTGCGCCGGCGACGCCGACGCCGTCTCGGCCGCGGTCACCGGGCTGACCGTCGGCTGGGTGCGTGAGCCCGCGCTGGTCCGGGCCCAGGCCGAGCTCTCGCTCGAGGCCGCCCGCCAGCCCGACCTCGTGGAGGTGTTCGGGCGCTGGCGCCGCGGCCTCCTCGGCACGGTCGAGCGGATGGGGGTGCTCGCCGGCAAGGAGTCACCGGCGGAGGACGCGGTCGTCGTCGTCGCGGCCGTCGAGGGCCTGCTCGTCACCGCCGTCCGGATGCCCGCCGACGAGCGCGAGCCGTTCCTGCGCGGAGCCGTCCCGCTCCTCGTCCGCGCCCTGCACGACGACCGTTGA